From the genome of Chania multitudinisentens RB-25, one region includes:
- a CDS encoding SDR family oxidoreductase, whose product MMLTRQNECSLQGKVAVITGGAAGIGLAIAERYLQNGAQVVLLDRAPAVQQIAQQLDAQSALGIVADVTDKASVTQAVAEAKAHFGRLDVLVNSAGIVLLHPAEEVPEDAWDSTMAVNLKGVFLTSQAVGHYFLRQGSGSIINLASQAGMVALPNHLAYCASKAGVIGLTQVLALEWGPQNVRVNAISPTVVLTELGRKAWSGEVAEQMKQKIPLRRFAEPQDIAASALFLASDAASMITGANLVVDGGYTIQ is encoded by the coding sequence ATGATGCTTACCCGTCAAAATGAATGTTCCCTGCAAGGGAAAGTGGCCGTGATTACCGGAGGCGCGGCAGGAATTGGCTTGGCTATAGCTGAACGCTATCTGCAAAACGGTGCGCAAGTGGTGCTGTTGGATCGCGCCCCGGCGGTGCAACAGATTGCGCAACAGTTGGACGCACAGTCAGCGCTGGGCATTGTGGCAGATGTCACCGATAAAGCGTCGGTGACGCAGGCTGTTGCGGAAGCGAAGGCGCATTTTGGCCGGTTGGATGTGTTGGTTAACAGCGCCGGGATCGTGCTGTTGCATCCGGCAGAAGAAGTCCCGGAGGATGCCTGGGACAGCACCATGGCGGTTAACTTGAAAGGCGTGTTTCTCACCAGCCAGGCGGTGGGGCACTACTTTCTCCGCCAAGGCAGCGGCAGCATTATTAATCTGGCTTCACAAGCGGGAATGGTGGCTTTGCCGAATCATCTGGCTTACTGCGCCAGCAAAGCCGGGGTGATTGGTTTAACTCAGGTGTTGGCGCTGGAATGGGGGCCGCAAAACGTGCGGGTTAACGCCATTTCTCCCACCGTGGTGTTGACCGAGCTGGGGCGTAAAGCCTGGTCGGGGGAGGTGGCAGAACAGATGAAGCAAAAAATCCCGCTACGGCGCTTTGCTGAACCGCAGGATATTGCCGCCAGCGCCCTGTTTTTGGCCAGCGATGCAGCCAGCATGATCACCGGTGCTAACCTGGTGGTTGACGGTGGTTACACCATCCAATAA
- a CDS encoding dihydroxyacetone kinase subunit DhaK, with protein sequence MNRIINDPDHVVEDAIQGYLKAHPEYFTATENARVLKYPAAPINGKVGIVTGGGSGHEPAFLGYIGKNMLDAVAIGEIFSSPTAGAFLDAFKAADSGAGVACLYGNYAGDNMNVKMAMKKAAAAGMAVKTVVANDDVASAPASEMEKRRGVAGEILMWKVGAAAAAKGYDLNGVIGAAQKAINHCRSIGVGLSSCTIPAVGKPNFHIADGKMEIGIGHHGEPGIEVSPIQTAAAMASTMLDFVLNDMPLDKGQEVVLLISGLGATPVMELYIYYAEIEKRLAAQGVKIHRRYVGNYFTSLEMMGVTLTLMKLDDELKTLIDMPAHSLGLTQVE encoded by the coding sequence ATGAACAGAATCATTAACGATCCCGATCATGTGGTGGAAGATGCGATTCAAGGCTATCTGAAAGCTCACCCGGAATATTTTACCGCGACGGAGAATGCGCGGGTGTTGAAGTACCCGGCAGCGCCGATTAACGGCAAAGTGGGGATTGTCACCGGCGGCGGTTCTGGCCATGAACCGGCTTTTCTGGGCTATATCGGCAAAAATATGCTTGATGCGGTGGCGATTGGTGAAATCTTTTCTTCCCCTACCGCCGGAGCATTTTTGGACGCGTTTAAAGCAGCGGACAGCGGCGCGGGCGTGGCCTGCCTGTATGGCAATTACGCTGGCGATAATATGAATGTCAAAATGGCGATGAAAAAGGCGGCGGCGGCCGGCATGGCGGTAAAAACCGTGGTGGCAAACGACGATGTCGCTTCTGCCCCGGCCAGCGAGATGGAAAAACGCCGTGGCGTAGCCGGTGAAATCCTGATGTGGAAAGTAGGGGCCGCAGCGGCGGCCAAGGGCTATGACCTGAACGGTGTGATTGGTGCGGCACAAAAGGCGATCAATCATTGCCGTTCAATTGGTGTCGGCCTCAGTTCTTGTACCATTCCGGCGGTAGGTAAACCGAACTTCCATATTGCCGACGGCAAGATGGAGATCGGCATCGGCCACCACGGTGAGCCGGGCATTGAGGTTTCCCCGATCCAGACCGCGGCAGCCATGGCCAGCACCATGCTTGATTTTGTGCTCAACGATATGCCGCTTGATAAAGGCCAGGAAGTGGTGCTGCTGATTTCCGGGCTGGGAGCCACGCCGGTGATGGAGCTGTACATTTATTACGCCGAGATTGAAAAACGTCTGGCAGCACAGGGGGTGAAGATTCACCGTCGCTATGTCGGTAACTATTTTACTTCGCTCGAAATGATGGGGGTGACGTTGACGTTAATGAAGCTCGATGATGAATTGAAAACATTAATTGATATGCCAGCCCATTCATTAGGTTTAACCCAGGTGGAGTAA